Proteins co-encoded in one Thermomicrobiales bacterium genomic window:
- a CDS encoding cupin domain-containing protein: MDHESVLAVFDLDQEVDRFLPGGGHSGRRAQILVKADRLRVVLVTMNAGVELHEHTAPGPITIQTLRGRMAVSVGTGEVTLDVGAMIAIVEGAPHSVRAVEDGAFLLTIGYPSARAAAADDHLPFDRE, from the coding sequence ATGGATCACGAATCGGTGCTGGCGGTCTTCGACCTCGATCAGGAAGTCGATCGTTTCCTGCCTGGCGGTGGACACAGTGGCCGGCGGGCGCAGATTCTGGTCAAAGCCGACCGGTTGAGAGTCGTGCTGGTGACGATGAATGCCGGGGTCGAGCTGCACGAGCACACCGCGCCCGGGCCGATCACGATCCAGACCCTGCGCGGGCGGATGGCAGTCTCCGTCGGAACCGGCGAAGTCACGCTCGACGTCGGCGCGATGATCGCCATTGTCGAGGGCGCCCCGCACTCCGTCCGGGCGGTCGAGGACGGCGCGTTCCTGCTGACGATCGGCTACCCGTCGGCTCGGGCTGCTGCCGCCGACGATCATCTGCCGTTCGACCGCGAGTAG
- a CDS encoding FRG domain-containing protein, which translates to MQEIRVASWDELVDTLYAGSWEPGIGRFRSDDVFRGVSNAAFSTLNTSLMRLGGPYQQLEGHLLRNFRKYAHMEMIDRIPIDSTWHWLAVAQHHGLPTRLLDWTYSPFVAMHFATAALDHFDTDGLIWCVDYVETKRFLPIGLRAVLDDEGANVFTAEMLQRAAASLPAFDALAAGGQFVTFFEPPSLDNRIVNQYALFSLLSSPRLSLDDWLLEHPELLRRVIIPASLKWEIRDKLDQANITERVLFPGLDGLSAWLRRHYGPRRDLTLQHAEALDGVQGTSLPVPTEQ; encoded by the coding sequence ATGCAGGAGATACGGGTCGCGAGCTGGGACGAGCTGGTCGATACCCTCTATGCCGGGTCGTGGGAGCCGGGTATCGGGCGCTTCCGTTCTGACGATGTCTTTCGCGGCGTCTCGAACGCCGCCTTCTCGACGCTGAACACCAGCCTGATGCGCCTCGGCGGACCCTACCAGCAGCTGGAGGGCCATCTGCTGCGCAACTTCCGCAAGTACGCGCACATGGAGATGATCGACCGCATCCCGATCGACTCGACCTGGCACTGGCTGGCCGTCGCCCAACACCATGGGCTGCCGACTCGCCTGCTCGACTGGACCTATTCACCGTTCGTCGCGATGCACTTCGCGACCGCCGCCCTCGACCACTTCGACACCGATGGGCTGATCTGGTGTGTCGATTATGTCGAGACGAAGCGCTTTCTGCCGATCGGTCTCCGGGCGGTGCTGGACGACGAGGGGGCCAACGTCTTCACGGCGGAGATGCTTCAGCGGGCGGCGGCGTCACTGCCGGCCTTCGACGCGCTTGCGGCCGGCGGCCAGTTCGTGACCTTCTTCGAGCCGCCTTCGCTCGACAACCGGATCGTCAACCAGTATGCGCTCTTCTCGCTACTCTCCAGCCCGCGTCTGAGCCTCGATGACTGGCTGCTGGAACACCCGGAGCTGCTGCGACGAGTCATCATCCCGGCCAGCCTGAAGTGGGAGATCCGCGATAAGCTCGACCAGGCCAACATCACCGAACGTGTGCTTTTCCCCGGGCTGGACGGGCTGAGCGCCTGGCTACGCCGCCACTACGGCCCGCGGCGCGACCTGACGCTCCAGCACGCCGAGGCGCTCGACGGTGTTCAGGGGACGTCGCTGCCGGTGCCAACCGAGCAATAG
- a CDS encoding molybdopterin oxidoreductase family protein — MTNEKCYLAGKFARLGLQTRHIDYNGRLCMSSAAGAYSKAFGIDRAPLPMTDIPLTKSILVVGSNVAECFPVMMQWLWRARDRGASLIVVDPRETPLARTADLWLPVKPGTDIALLNAMLRVIIHDGLVDEEYVRSRTNGWDDVVEMVEPFTPEYAESLCGVPAKRIVAAARLYGRADPSLVMHARGIEHSTHGVDNCLACINLALARGQMGKPGGGAMTITGQGNGQGGREVGQKANQLPGYRHMDVPEDRMHMARFWGIPEPELPGPGAAATEMIHLMASGDIRSCIVICSNLMVSLPDLNVVQRALENLDPLIVVDFFMSETAELADVVLPGTVWCEDEGTTTNLEGRVIKINAAQEPPGEARRDWEIMNELADRLGRGNLFPARSALAIWNELREASRGGISDYYGITWEKIEDQQGVFWPCPELDHPGTPRLFTERFGHPDGRARMFAIPYQPPAEEPGDAYPFRLTTGRVVYHYLSGNQTRRIGFLASQAPEPWVEIHPNAAERLGIQDGEIVRVRTKRAQMEVKALVVPTIRPDTIFIPYHWGHRLAANQLTNPAVDPGVKIPEYKACAATVEKVQAVSTISQNGAIENFTPANAPKMFPYANGEVKTPVAEEAKTH, encoded by the coding sequence ATGACGAATGAGAAGTGCTATCTGGCCGGCAAGTTCGCTCGGCTCGGGCTGCAGACCCGCCACATCGATTACAACGGCCGGCTCTGTATGTCGTCGGCCGCGGGCGCATATTCGAAGGCATTTGGCATCGATCGCGCTCCGCTGCCGATGACGGACATCCCGCTGACAAAGTCGATACTCGTCGTCGGTTCGAACGTCGCCGAATGCTTCCCGGTGATGATGCAATGGCTCTGGCGCGCGCGCGATCGCGGCGCCAGCCTGATCGTGGTTGACCCCCGCGAGACCCCGCTCGCCCGCACCGCCGACCTCTGGCTGCCAGTCAAGCCCGGCACCGATATCGCGCTCCTCAACGCCATGCTGCGCGTCATCATCCACGACGGGCTGGTCGATGAGGAATACGTCCGGTCGCGGACGAACGGTTGGGACGATGTCGTCGAGATGGTCGAGCCGTTCACGCCCGAATATGCCGAGTCGCTCTGTGGCGTGCCGGCCAAGCGCATCGTCGCCGCCGCTCGCCTCTATGGCCGCGCGGACCCATCGCTCGTCATGCACGCTCGCGGTATCGAGCATTCCACCCACGGCGTCGACAACTGCCTCGCCTGTATCAACCTCGCGTTGGCGCGCGGGCAGATGGGCAAGCCGGGCGGCGGCGCAATGACAATCACCGGCCAGGGCAACGGCCAGGGCGGTCGCGAAGTCGGCCAGAAGGCCAACCAGCTGCCCGGCTATCGCCATATGGACGTCCCCGAGGACCGCATGCACATGGCCCGCTTCTGGGGGATTCCCGAGCCGGAGCTGCCCGGCCCCGGAGCAGCCGCGACCGAGATGATCCACCTGATGGCTTCTGGTGATATCCGCAGCTGCATCGTCATCTGCTCGAATCTGATGGTGTCCTTGCCCGACCTCAACGTCGTCCAGCGAGCGCTGGAGAACCTCGACCCGCTGATCGTTGTGGACTTCTTCATGTCGGAGACGGCCGAGCTGGCCGATGTCGTCTTGCCCGGCACCGTCTGGTGCGAGGACGAGGGCACAACGACGAACCTCGAAGGCCGCGTGATCAAGATCAACGCTGCCCAGGAGCCGCCCGGTGAGGCCCGTCGCGACTGGGAGATCATGAACGAGCTGGCCGACCGGCTTGGCCGCGGCAATCTCTTCCCGGCCCGCAGCGCCCTGGCGATCTGGAACGAGCTGCGCGAGGCGTCTCGCGGCGGTATTTCCGACTATTACGGGATCACCTGGGAGAAGATCGAGGATCAGCAGGGAGTCTTCTGGCCATGTCCGGAGCTGGACCATCCCGGCACCCCGCGTCTCTTCACCGAGCGCTTCGGGCACCCCGATGGGCGGGCGCGCATGTTCGCTATTCCCTATCAGCCGCCGGCCGAGGAGCCGGGCGATGCTTATCCGTTCCGGCTAACGACTGGCCGCGTGGTCTATCACTATCTCTCCGGCAATCAGACCCGTCGAATCGGCTTTCTCGCCAGCCAGGCGCCCGAGCCGTGGGTCGAGATTCACCCGAATGCAGCCGAACGGCTCGGCATTCAGGATGGCGAGATTGTGCGTGTGCGCACCAAGCGCGCCCAGATGGAGGTCAAGGCACTGGTCGTCCCGACCATCCGACCGGACACGATCTTCATCCCCTATCACTGGGGCCATCGGCTCGCCGCCAACCAGCTGACCAATCCGGCCGTCGATCCCGGGGTGAAGATTCCGGAATACAAAGCCTGCGCCGCGACCGTCGAGAAGGTCCAGGCTGTCTCGACGATCTCCCAGAATGGCGCGATCGAGAACTTCACTCCGGCGAACGCCCCGAAGATGTTCCCCTACGCTAACGGCGAGGTGAAGACCCCCGTCGCGGAGGAGGCGAAGACCCATTGA
- a CDS encoding 4Fe-4S dicluster domain-containing protein, which produces MAVKSIFLDPSRCIGCRACEAACRECDTHKGESMIMVDFIDRGTSVATQPTLCMHCEDPVAPCAQVCPVMAILITPDGVVQQAEPSRCIGCRNCVYACPFGVPKFDIEARLMKKCNLCYDRTSQGLQPWCAQACPTQAIWYGDYQEFINQREGRAVEVTSFGPQSVRTKNYHVVPADEPRLDVTLLLMEADGRIVQTGGADEEAWVL; this is translated from the coding sequence GTGGCCGTCAAGTCAATCTTCCTCGACCCTAGCCGCTGTATCGGCTGCCGTGCCTGCGAGGCTGCCTGTCGGGAATGTGACACACACAAGGGTGAGAGCATGATCATGGTCGATTTCATCGACCGTGGCACGAGCGTCGCGACCCAGCCGACGCTCTGCATGCATTGTGAGGACCCGGTCGCCCCGTGCGCTCAGGTCTGCCCGGTGATGGCGATCCTGATTACGCCGGATGGCGTCGTCCAGCAAGCCGAGCCGTCGCGTTGCATCGGCTGCCGCAACTGCGTCTATGCCTGCCCCTTCGGGGTGCCGAAGTTCGACATCGAGGCTCGGCTGATGAAGAAGTGCAACCTGTGCTACGACCGAACCAGCCAGGGGCTACAGCCCTGGTGCGCGCAGGCCTGCCCGACGCAGGCAATCTGGTACGGGGACTATCAGGAGTTCATCAACCAGCGCGAGGGGCGCGCAGTCGAGGTGACCAGCTTTGGGCCGCAGTCGGTGCGGACCAAGAACTACCACGTTGTGCCGGCCGATGAGCCACGGTTGGACGTCACTCTACTGCTGATGGAGGCCGACGGGCGGATTGTGCAGACCGGCGGCGCCGACGAGGAGGCATGGGTGCTATGA
- the allE gene encoding (S)-ureidoglycine aminohydrolase, whose product MERPDRMILPPNIFAHNRGVVTAQYAVMPPDGILASRLPGFVDTTVRIQTAPPMGARFAQILLELAPDGGTTATRDDGLQHLFYLLSGAVEIEIDGEAHRLSPHGYAYVPAGTSYALQASEESRLIWIKKPYEAIDLPVPAPIVGHRDKIERQRPHTEGRYWQYLLPADDLAFDMNVNILGFLPGNYFPYVETHIMEHGLYMLEGQGLYLLGGDWHEVQPDDFIWMGPYCPQHFYCTGWSEAAYLLYKDVNRDVRFE is encoded by the coding sequence ATGGAAAGACCCGACCGGATGATCCTGCCGCCAAACATCTTCGCCCACAACCGGGGCGTCGTGACCGCGCAATATGCCGTCATGCCGCCAGATGGGATCCTTGCCAGCCGCTTGCCCGGCTTCGTTGACACGACCGTCCGCATTCAGACCGCCCCACCGATGGGCGCGCGGTTTGCCCAGATATTGCTCGAGCTTGCGCCAGACGGCGGAACGACTGCCACCCGCGATGATGGGCTTCAGCATCTGTTCTATCTGCTGAGCGGCGCGGTCGAGATCGAGATCGACGGCGAGGCGCACCGACTGTCGCCACATGGCTACGCCTACGTCCCGGCCGGCACAAGCTACGCTCTCCAGGCGAGCGAGGAAAGCCGGCTGATCTGGATCAAGAAGCCCTACGAGGCGATCGACCTGCCCGTGCCAGCGCCGATTGTCGGTCATCGCGACAAGATAGAGCGACAACGCCCACACACAGAGGGGCGATACTGGCAATACCTCCTGCCGGCCGACGACCTGGCGTTCGATATGAACGTCAACATTCTCGGCTTCCTGCCAGGCAACTACTTCCCGTATGTCGAGACACACATCATGGAGCACGGGCTCTACATGCTGGAGGGCCAGGGACTCTACCTGCTGGGCGGGGACTGGCACGAGGTTCAGCCCGACGACTTCATCTGGATGGGGCCCTACTGCCCGCAGCACTTCTACTGCACCGGCTGGAGCGAGGCCGCCTACCTGCTCTATAAGGATGTCAACCGCGACGTGCGATTCGAGTAG
- a CDS encoding molybdopterin-dependent oxidoreductase, with amino-acid sequence MSVNKDTFVPDRDFNYDFQEVGRTDEQWQHATNMPDTLVPTHCSFCGVQCGMNLRVEGGKVVGVEPRNYAHNRGSLCPKGVVAYQQANHPDRLLYPMIRRGGKGGKLERASWDEALGYVVSRWQQLAIRAWPRRCCRLFRLVDDE; translated from the coding sequence ATGTCGGTCAACAAGGACACCTTCGTTCCCGACCGCGATTTCAACTATGACTTTCAGGAGGTCGGGCGCACCGACGAGCAGTGGCAGCACGCCACTAACATGCCCGACACGCTTGTCCCGACGCATTGCTCCTTTTGTGGCGTCCAGTGCGGGATGAACCTGCGGGTCGAAGGTGGCAAGGTCGTCGGCGTCGAGCCGCGTAACTACGCCCACAATCGGGGCTCGCTCTGCCCCAAGGGCGTCGTTGCCTATCAGCAAGCCAACCATCCCGACCGGCTGCTATACCCGATGATCCGCCGTGGTGGCAAGGGCGGCAAGCTGGAGCGCGCAAGCTGGGACGAGGCGCTTGGCTACGTGGTCTCCCGTTGGCAGCAGCTGGCAATCCGAGCATGGCCGCGACGCTGTTGCCGTCTATTCCGGCTCGTCGATGACGAATGA
- a CDS encoding PspC domain-containing protein, which translates to MIEKQEEGVVHDESPGAQDSGSLPVDPPQPDVRRLYRSRDDKMLGGVAGGMASYLGIDPVLSRLIWVALLFSGVGFLLYIVAWIVIPVAPEGVVLPAASAASGQTLRVLAGVAMVVVGAVLLLREIIPWLDEGVIWAIILVIIGIGILLKAVRG; encoded by the coding sequence ATGATCGAGAAGCAAGAGGAGGGCGTCGTGCACGATGAATCACCCGGCGCGCAGGACTCTGGTTCGCTCCCCGTCGATCCCCCACAGCCAGATGTGCGCCGTCTCTACCGCAGCCGCGATGACAAGATGCTCGGCGGAGTCGCCGGCGGAATGGCCAGTTATCTCGGGATCGATCCCGTGCTGTCGCGGCTCATCTGGGTCGCGCTGCTGTTCAGCGGGGTTGGCTTCCTGCTCTACATCGTTGCCTGGATCGTCATCCCCGTTGCTCCCGAGGGCGTGGTGTTGCCTGCGGCGTCGGCCGCATCGGGCCAGACGCTACGGGTGCTGGCCGGTGTCGCAATGGTCGTCGTTGGCGCGGTCTTGCTCCTGCGCGAGATCATCCCCTGGCTGGACGAGGGGGTTATCTGGGCAATCATCCTCGTCATCATCGGCATTGGCATTCTGCTGAAGGCGGTGCGAGGATGA
- a CDS encoding LiaF domain-containing protein, protein MRLNHGRLLIGIVLVLLGVLLILERAGMVGSFNVWSLWPLFVVAVGLSILSSGGRANLGGWIVTGVGVVLLVQSLDLFSFNLWSIFGALVLVGIGVSFILRRDMPLPDGSSHSSPTAGTTGNSSIDDVVNLTTIFNDNDVVSAATAFRGGSATLIFGDVDLDLSRAQLSPNGAVLNVTMIFGDLDITVPAGWTVRVDGTSILGDIKNHAASITDPTQPGLVIRATTIFGDIDVNQRG, encoded by the coding sequence GTGAGACTGAATCACGGCCGGCTTCTCATCGGGATCGTATTGGTGCTGCTCGGCGTGCTTCTGATTCTCGAACGCGCGGGGATGGTTGGAAGCTTCAACGTCTGGAGTCTCTGGCCGCTCTTCGTCGTTGCCGTTGGTCTGTCGATATTGAGCAGTGGCGGCAGAGCGAACCTGGGTGGCTGGATTGTTACCGGTGTCGGCGTTGTGCTGCTCGTCCAGAGTCTCGATCTGTTCTCCTTCAACCTCTGGAGTATCTTCGGCGCACTCGTCCTGGTCGGCATCGGCGTCTCGTTCATCCTGCGCCGCGATATGCCGCTCCCCGACGGCAGCTCGCACTCGTCACCAACGGCGGGGACAACGGGCAATTCCAGCATCGACGACGTCGTCAACCTGACGACGATCTTCAACGACAACGACGTCGTCAGCGCTGCCACTGCCTTTCGCGGTGGCTCGGCTACGTTGATCTTCGGCGATGTCGATCTCGACCTGAGCAGAGCGCAACTCTCGCCGAATGGCGCAGTGCTCAACGTCACAATGATCTTCGGCGACCTGGATATCACCGTCCCGGCCGGCTGGACAGTCCGCGTTGATGGAACCTCGATTCTCGGTGATATCAAGAACCATGCGGCGTCGATCACCGACCCAACGCAGCCCGGGCTCGTCATTCGCGCCACCACGATCTTTGGCGATATCGACGTGAACCAGCGCGGCTGA
- a CDS encoding MarR family transcriptional regulator, giving the protein MTGKREDLTRRFVELAGRIRSGMARRRYAAEWSQFDLTMPQLRSLALLFTGPQRMSAIAEVLGTSLPATTSLIDRMVDKELVERVSDAADRRVVVCRLTPAGQREVERLHGISHARLDELVEVLTDPELAVVVDAFEIMASAVERLEHRRPTEHGAACSLRYVTAQQAD; this is encoded by the coding sequence ATGACCGGGAAGCGAGAGGATCTGACCCGCCGCTTTGTCGAGCTGGCGGGACGAATACGGTCTGGGATGGCGCGGCGGCGCTACGCCGCCGAGTGGTCGCAGTTCGACCTGACGATGCCCCAGCTTCGGTCGCTTGCGCTGCTGTTCACCGGCCCGCAGCGAATGAGCGCGATTGCGGAAGTGCTTGGCACAAGCCTGCCGGCAACAACCAGCCTCATTGACCGGATGGTCGACAAGGAGCTCGTCGAACGGGTGAGCGATGCCGCCGATCGGCGTGTCGTCGTCTGCCGGCTGACACCGGCCGGCCAGCGCGAGGTCGAGCGCTTGCATGGCATCAGTCATGCGCGCCTCGATGAGCTCGTCGAGGTTCTGACCGACCCGGAGCTGGCTGTGGTCGTCGATGCGTTCGAGATTATGGCCAGCGCGGTCGAGCGACTGGAACATCGCCGGCCGACAGAACATGGCGCGGCGTGCTCGCTGCGCTACGTAACCGCTCAGCAGGCGGACTAG
- a CDS encoding DUF5668 domain-containing protein, protein MGDKSLNITAVVLGLLFVVIGVLFLLNEYDLIKVDGYYILPLLVIGVGVAILLGSRSPGKQ, encoded by the coding sequence ATGGGCGATAAGTCACTGAACATAACCGCTGTCGTTCTCGGACTGCTGTTCGTCGTGATCGGCGTGCTCTTCCTGTTGAACGAGTACGATCTCATCAAGGTGGACGGTTACTATATCCTCCCGCTGCTGGTCATCGGTGTCGGGGTGGCGATATTGCTGGGTAGTCGTAGCCCGGGTAAGCAATAA
- a CDS encoding universal stress protein, which produces MTTLVIPLSDPQVDLDGIAARAIDCTRMIPGGDDAAVVVVSAVSRDEQAAPRQGYLDGVAGSIGERARSLVEYGDPAVVILDVAAEVEHPVIVMASHGRRGVERKVLGSVAGRVVTGARCPVVILPGVTVACPVRLRHVLIPIDSLEKAGDLVEAVIELLGPQRDIAPTLHLLDIADPTPPRPAIVHGEAFESSHEVPAHALRRVAENAARDGLSATWEVRIGDRARQTAVAAREGEADLIVLAARSQVDIERTLAGLLAELVSQQLPVPVLVLPPAWLRSRDAQTPINTAWAG; this is translated from the coding sequence GTGACCACGCTGGTAATCCCGCTAAGCGATCCGCAGGTTGATCTCGACGGGATCGCCGCGCGAGCGATCGACTGCACGCGGATGATTCCGGGTGGCGATGATGCCGCGGTCGTCGTCGTCTCCGCGGTTTCGCGCGACGAGCAGGCCGCGCCGCGCCAGGGCTACCTGGACGGTGTCGCCGGGTCGATCGGCGAACGGGCGCGGTCGCTCGTCGAGTACGGTGATCCCGCTGTGGTCATCCTCGATGTCGCCGCCGAGGTTGAGCACCCTGTCATCGTGATGGCCAGCCATGGCCGGCGTGGTGTCGAACGCAAAGTGCTCGGCAGCGTCGCCGGCCGCGTCGTCACCGGCGCTCGTTGCCCGGTGGTCATCCTGCCCGGCGTCACCGTTGCCTGTCCCGTCCGGCTTCGTCACGTCCTCATCCCGATCGATTCGTTGGAGAAGGCTGGCGACCTGGTCGAGGCGGTAATCGAGCTGCTCGGCCCACAGCGAGATATTGCCCCGACGCTCCATCTCCTCGACATCGCTGATCCGACGCCGCCGCGGCCGGCAATCGTTCACGGGGAGGCGTTCGAGAGTAGCCACGAGGTGCCGGCGCATGCGCTGCGGAGAGTCGCCGAAAACGCCGCGCGCGACGGCCTGTCGGCGACGTGGGAGGTCAGGATCGGCGATCGTGCTCGCCAGACAGCAGTGGCGGCACGCGAGGGCGAAGCCGACCTCATCGTGCTGGCGGCGCGAAGTCAGGTCGATATCGAACGGACACTGGCCGGCCTTCTCGCCGAGCTGGTCAGCCAGCAGCTGCCTGTTCCGGTCCTCGTGCTGCCGCCGGCCTGGTTGCGCTCTCGCGATGCGCAGACGCCGATAAACACCGCGTGGGCCGGCTGA
- a CDS encoding HPP family protein: protein MSEPPEDDNRLAYGPIGGHLAAILHGLLVRFRFASMVTRHDARWMLAIFSFVNGCLSIAIMAMAALVSGQPFIFPSLGPTAFLFFYAPLTPPASPRNAFIGHLIGSAAGYFSLFAFGLLHEGPALATGVTGNRVAAAALSLGLTSALMVLARAPHPPAGATTLIISLGILRDLDQIAILMVAVVLLTIQAIAINRLAGLPYPLWDIPPAPGRRDGG, encoded by the coding sequence ATGTCCGAGCCGCCGGAAGACGATAATCGACTCGCATATGGGCCGATCGGCGGGCATCTCGCGGCGATCCTCCATGGGTTGCTCGTTCGCTTCCGCTTCGCGTCGATGGTTACGCGCCACGATGCGCGCTGGATGCTGGCGATCTTCAGCTTCGTCAATGGCTGCCTGTCGATCGCGATCATGGCGATGGCGGCGCTGGTCAGCGGCCAGCCGTTCATCTTTCCCTCGCTCGGGCCGACTGCATTCCTGTTCTTCTATGCGCCGTTGACACCGCCGGCCAGCCCGCGCAATGCCTTCATCGGACATCTGATCGGCTCCGCGGCCGGCTATTTCAGCCTGTTTGCCTTTGGCCTGCTCCACGAGGGGCCGGCTTTGGCAACCGGCGTCACTGGTAACCGGGTCGCTGCGGCGGCGCTCTCGCTCGGGCTGACGAGCGCGCTGATGGTGCTGGCGAGAGCGCCACACCCACCGGCCGGCGCGACGACGCTGATCATCTCGCTCGGTATCCTCCGCGATCTGGACCAGATTGCGATCCTGATGGTTGCTGTCGTCCTGCTGACGATCCAGGCTATTGCGATCAACCGACTCGCCGGCCTGCCTTACCCGCTCTGGGACATCCCGCCAGCGCCCGGGCGCCGGGACGGGGGATAG
- a CDS encoding ubiquinol-cytochrome c reductase iron-sulfur subunit, with product MKQADDELLSPRNRDERWNVAFPFGWDADDAVSRRQLLRWAVMTSGALFAATAGLAGLGLFRDRRTVDFQKIIKANDVAVGEAHYFSYPGTTNPDPSNDHHGILLRLTNDRFVAYNGKCTHLSCAVYWNADRGILHCPCHNGSFDPETGDPIAGPPTRPLPKIALQQENGVIYALQVAP from the coding sequence ATGAAGCAAGCGGACGACGAGCTTCTCAGTCCTCGCAATCGCGACGAACGCTGGAACGTCGCGTTTCCCTTTGGCTGGGACGCCGACGACGCCGTCTCGCGCCGCCAGCTCCTGCGTTGGGCCGTGATGACTTCCGGCGCGCTCTTCGCTGCGACGGCCGGCCTCGCCGGTCTTGGCCTCTTCCGCGACCGACGCACGGTCGATTTCCAGAAGATCATCAAGGCGAATGACGTCGCTGTTGGCGAGGCGCACTACTTCAGCTATCCAGGCACGACCAACCCGGACCCAAGTAACGACCACCACGGCATCCTCCTGCGTCTCACAAACGACCGTTTTGTCGCCTACAACGGCAAGTGCACCCATCTGTCTTGCGCCGTCTACTGGAATGCCGATCGGGGGATCTTGCACTGCCCCTGTCACAATGGGTCATTTGATCCGGAGACCGGCGACCCGATCGCCGGCCCGCCGACCAGACCGCTACCGAAGATCGCGCTCCAGCAGGAGAACGGAGTCATCTACGCGCTGCAGGTGGCGCCATGA
- a CDS encoding LiaF domain-containing protein, which translates to MSGSAPPPRREVSAGMVLLGGLLVVGGVLWLLQVAGITANPWRAALPGALIATGLAVLLDARRGLHGGLVSLGIVLTLALAAVSVTNVPLSGSIGERDYRPATLADISSPYELGVGDMTLDLSAISFPPGETLVVASVGMGQLEVILPAGVGTIVDWQVGAGDITIFDSFQQSGAGRSGVERREGSSGHVVRLQLLDRGRRYRGARWAISH; encoded by the coding sequence ATGAGTGGTAGCGCGCCGCCGCCTCGGCGCGAGGTCTCGGCCGGAATGGTTCTCCTCGGTGGGCTGCTCGTCGTTGGAGGCGTCCTCTGGCTGCTTCAGGTGGCCGGAATAACTGCAAACCCCTGGCGAGCCGCCCTGCCCGGCGCGCTGATTGCCACCGGGCTCGCGGTGCTGCTCGACGCCCGGCGAGGGTTGCACGGTGGACTGGTTTCGCTGGGCATTGTTCTGACGCTGGCGCTCGCGGCCGTCTCGGTCACCAACGTGCCGCTAAGTGGCTCGATCGGCGAACGCGATTATCGGCCGGCGACGCTGGCTGACATCAGCTCACCCTACGAGCTGGGCGTCGGAGATATGACGCTGGACCTGTCGGCGATCAGCTTCCCGCCGGGTGAGACGCTCGTCGTCGCCAGCGTCGGGATGGGTCAGCTAGAGGTGATCCTGCCGGCCGGCGTTGGCACGATCGTTGACTGGCAGGTCGGCGCGGGCGACATTACAATCTTCGATTCGTTCCAGCAATCCGGCGCGGGCCGCAGTGGCGTCGAGCGCCGTGAGGGTTCGAGTGGCCATGTCGTGCGGCTGCAGCTTCTCGATCGGGGTCGGCGATATCGAGGTGCGCGATGGGCGATAAGTCACTGA